The nucleotide window GGACATTGCAACCTGCACGAGCTTTGCACTGCCAAACACCTTCTTCAGGTCTTTGAAAATACACTTGCTTATATCTTCAAGGGCTAAAGAATTAGGGTTTAAAAAGGTTTCAGTGTCATAATGTTCTCTCGTCATCCTGCTTGCGATGTTCTCGATAATATCACTGAAGTCTGTCAGGGTCAGCGTTGTCTTGGTCGCTTTAGTGATACTTGTTAGCAACCTGACAAGCAGCAGAGCCACACAACATTTGTAGTATGTGATACTTCTTAGCGTGTCGTCTGACTCAGTTTGGGCTGTGAAGGAGACTTCTGATGAGTAGGTATCATCACATAAAGAGCCGTTCAACTCTTCATGTTGCTCCTGTGTATCTGTCTTGGCAGTACTCTCCTCTGGTGATTTCTGTATGTTTTCAAATAGATAAGAATCAGCATGCAGGGTGGTGCCTGGTTTCACAGCACTCTCTGAAATGCTGCTATCACTGATGGATGCTGTGTCCATGTAATGAGTTGGTTTCTGCAAATAAATGACCTCAATGTCGTCGTCTTCATCACTTTCATCATCGCTATGCATCTCATTAAGTTGTTGTGCATCACCACACTGCAGGGAGGGGCTCTTTTCTAGCATGGTATCCTCAAAAAGAGCAACACCAGCACTGCTATGAAACAAGTCAAGAGCTAACCCAGAAACCTCCATGGTAATTGCAGGCTTAACAACTGGACTCAAGTGAATACAAGATATTTCTCacaacaaaggactggcttatctataaccagttgagtagcacttgaaatacttggctctatgaaagctgatgtacttatatgattctgttttcctggtcgaatgtacttattgtaagtcgcttgtaagtcgctttggataaaagcgtcagctaaatgcaatgtaattgtaatgtaatgtaacaacaGCTATACATTTCAGAGAGCAAGCTGCAACCAAATGAGGACGTCATTGTGACGTGTTCCAAACTTCAGAGCACTTTCAAAATGACATAAGCAAGTTCCattccatgtttttttttaaattagttgATGTCTCGTGTGCGTTCTACCTACGTCACGTCGGGGGAACGTGCGTAATTTTGCTAACATCATGCCGGTTTTTTTGACGCAACGGCACGGATAACATTATGAATAATACATTACTCAGGAAACGAAAATATGTTATTACATGATGTTTACTCCAATTCGTTTATTTGACACCAACtagtttttattttacttaaaaaaaacacatgaaatgtttttattttatgattCATACCCAAATTATACGAATCTACCCAATGTAGGCCATCTAAAAGGACAATTTCATTGTCCAAAAACCACATTAAAATACTCTTATATGTAACAAAGTGACACATGACAGAGACTGGTTAAAATATGGTCCATACATATTAAGAAGTATGATTTTATTTGCTCTAGTAAATTAATATGAATATATTTGTATCCATGGCCCACTGTGTGTCGGGTGCGCATGCGCATAAATACTCGGCTGGCTTTAAGCAGAAATTATGGCCGTTGCGATGCAGACGGAGGATTTTCCTTACTTACCTTCGGGGCTGGCTGAGGGTAAGTCCTGCTTCTTTACTAATCTAACGTTTATCTTGAAAACAAACACATCTAAGACGGTGTGAGTGCACGGTGTCACAGGTGCTGCTAATCAAGCTCAAGATGCCAGTGTTGCTGTTAGCTTCCTGCGAGCTAACTTTAGCATGCATTGCACTGTGAGCGGTGCTGGTTTGCTAATatctgctaagctaagctaactgttgCAGCTCCAAGGTCGATGAGAGCATGTCTGCATCCTATGTAGCTTCGGGCTGATTGGAAATAAAAGCCTCTGCCTGTGCACCAGAGGAGACTGAGATGTCCTTCTTTAGGCTAGTGTCAGCAGCACGCATGCATCATTTAAACCGATCTGCGTTACACAACACAACTCACAAAAGTCAGGTTAAAATCTGGTCTTGTTTGTATACAGAGCGTCAGGAACACAACACACATGGTCGTTGTTTTGACTGAATAGCATTGTTGCTCATCTTTGAATGAGTTTTCTGAATTAAATCTTATAAGGCAAATGCGTCAAATAGCTTTTATATTTGGCTGAACCACTGTTGCTAAATGCATTCACTGCAAATCCTCAGTTTGCATTTTCTATTTCAGTCCCACTCCACTACTGAAGCATTCAGATCATTTGCTTTACTTTTAGTACTTATATCACACCATGGAAGAAGACGGTCCAAGTGTCCCACATTAAACATTAATCACGTTTCTTCCGTTTTAGCATGCAAGTATGTTCAAGTAGTATTTAATACAGGGAAATGTCTCCTGTGACTAGTTTGCTGTTAACTATTACATTATATCACTCATGTATTAATGCAAAAGGGTTGAACTATAAAAGGAAAGCAGCAAATCTTGACATTTGTGAAGCCTGAGGATTACATTAATTGGATTAGATATACTTAATTGATACCAAATTGTTTTGTTAACATGGCATCAGTTAAACAAATATGTAATACATTTCAAATTAACATAAACATGAAATGTACCTTataatgcagcaacacacaccttTAGTCTGAAGGGCAAAATACACATGATGCAAGAAATGTCCTATGTCTTATATATCTCCAGTATTACATTCCTCTGTAGTTTGAGCCCATAACAATGACGTGACCTCagttaatttgaaacgttagtGCATTTACATATACACAAGTATTACACTAACCAGGCAGGAAGCCTATGTGAAGCAAAGGGAGAtgtttgtaaaaataaaaactCTAAATAACCTTCCGGGGATCTCCTTGCTGTTGGAGGGTGACACTCATGAGCCTTcttgataaaggaaatgttgttTGCACTTTTTGCCACAGTGTGTTATAATAACATGTTCCCAGAACCTAGTTTTAAAATCAACTCTTTCTCTCTTCTCTCCTTCACTGCAGTAAATAAGATGATAAAGGAGCACGGTGACCTGTTTTCTGACTCTCAGTGTAAAATCTGCAGCGCTGTCCTCAATTCTGAGTCCCAGAAGTTGACTCACTATCAGGTCAGTCGGCTGCAGCCTCTCTCCCAAGTGATGGGACTCTACTTCCTTTGAacggtgctgctcttctcagtgATATGGGGGAAAGCTGTATAATTTCCCCAAAATGTTTCCCATTTGTATAAAAGCAAGAAGGCATTATTATTTAATCTAATGCACTTTAATCACTTTAACTAGTTTTATTTTTCCAGCCGTAATGAAGCTGTGTTTATGAAAGAATACAACATGTTTCTTCCACTCCTTCCCAAagtccttttttaaaagcagcaCACCAATCATTTCAACCGATCAGGTAAATGTGTTAAGTCTTTTTCTTTTGTCTTTTCAGAGCAAGAAACATGCCAACAAAGTGCGCCGTTATCTTTCCATCCAAAACGATAAGGAGCCTGCGCTGAAGATATTCAAGTCGTCAGCATCTGACAGTGTGAGTAAAACAGCTAAATAGATCACTCAGTACTTtataaagtatttttgatcttcAGCGAACAGAGCATTTGGATTTCCCCGGAGATTTTGCATCACATTTGGCTCATTGCCTGCacactctttctctctgcctgcAGTTGACTGCCAGTTAGTGCTGTCATGTTTAAATATCAAGTTAAGCAACACGTcattcatttaaaaacaacCCACATAGCAACATATCCCTAAATAAACTGTGGCGGTCATCACGCTTGATTTCACTAGCTGTTCATTTCTATGAGGAACGAGTCCGGGATGCATTCACTGCCTTGTTTGCTTTAGGCTTCGTCCAATCGGATTGCATTTATATTTGCAGCAGAGCAAAAGAGACATTTATTTGCAGTGCATGTAGCAGGGTAtctgcggggtcttaaaaagtattacaagttTATAAATCAATTTAaggaaaattaaggctattaaaaagtattaaacggcattttccaaggtattacattttgtagcttgttttcaataagtatatgaatggtccaaagaggttgtgttctacagtctgaatgtaatcattgcgtaggtgtgtagtgtgattctgtgtagtttattgatggcatcccgttggatgtgaggtcatctgaacaggacgtcgcacgctcactgcttgatagtgcgaaggtccgtttacgccggttgttgaACAACATctttatggggaaatgcaagtctgtgtccaaatggttggaagataagcaggaaggacaatcaatactggaTATaatcaatgtgaggtaaagtgtgtcgccaaggtaaccggttagaactccaagtggcgatgaggtcttaacatgtatggaaagggtcttaaaaaaggtcttgaaaggtcttacatttgacttcaggattcctgcatataccctgaagtagtatattgttgacactttaaaatactactatcctactaaaatgctgtacaaatcagatttattatttaataaagaaaaaaaatcaagtaaaaaaaaactgAGGCTGTTGAGGGTGattattaaatgtattttaagttAAATATACATTGCTGTAAAGATAAACGTTGCATCCCATACCTGCCTCTCACAGTTTATACGAAcattattatatttaaatataattacAATAAACAGTTTTTGATTCCACAGTTTATCATTTTACATTCTGTTTTAACATGTTTACTTTAACATTGTCAAAGTCATAGTCAAAGTGTCTCTTCCACTATTCTTTTGcacgtttttatttgttttgtatttatttttcttcgtgTGTTTCTTAACTTGTTTTTTATCTCTGTGTGTTGCACtcttaaggcccggacacaccaagccaaTTTTGTGCGTCAGGCCGACGTTGTGAGCGTCgacacgccctactcagattggggtgtcccgcaccgtcgtgtcggccaaaggctgtcggcaaaataaatcacttcCGATTGgatgttcagctagcgaatcagtgcatgagaagtgaAACgaaagtgagggacccaaacaaacgattaagaaggcaaatctgaggtttcatttaactccagctctcgacacaggttcgggaaagccccatgagcttctcgctgtagagtgaaaatggaacgcacgctatttgttgtttgtttatatcacgcagtctgttcttcttctctcggttatcacgcagtctgtcttccggttgttgcctcttttgaatgaggaATACACACTactgccgcctgctggtaaggagagtcattgccgctcacgcatgcgcagttcgtacgtgcttcttggccgtcggctgaagccTTTGCGGtttgttccagtgcgacacatggccgagacgcaggagacgtgaggcgacacaacagtcgggggtccgtctgtgtcagttctttggtgtcagcttggtgtgtccgggccttttaGAGGAGCCTTGACATTAATATACTCACTGTAGCTATTGTGAATATGCCAATTCAACCTTTTGAATCTTTGATTAAAAGCCAAGAAAAAGCGTTTTCCCCCAGAAGCCGTTTTGATTTAAGATTATTTATCACACGACAGATGTTGGGATGATTCCACATTCATTTAACGGAACTTCTTGAAGCCATTAATGATTTCTATTGCTGTGTGTCTTTGTCAGCAGGAATGTAACAATGGAGACACAGAGCGATCGAAGGTGTGTCACGTGTGCAACATGACCTTCTCCTCTCCGGTGGAGGCCGAGTCGCACTACAACGGCAAACTCCACACCAAGAACCTGAGGCTGAAAACCATCGGCCCCCGGAAACCAGGTATTTAcgcttatttgttttattttattcataaCATCCAGCTCTTTACCTTTCCACCTACCTGAAATGTTGTTCTGTGTAAACCCTCGAGTAGCAGATGGTGAATTCACCAGATCTTTACAATTATGTTCCTCGACAACCTGATAATTATCATTATACAAAATGATACGACAGGATTTTGCAGTACATCCTAATCGTGCTCATTAACGCTACTAAAAAAGGCTTGTTGTTCTCTCAGAAACCCTAAATGTGTTTGTCTACTACTTCTTAAAATATCAACAGACTAGGTTGCCGTCATTTTGAGAGACGGGACCGTGTTAATAACTGGAGAGATGAGGACTAAGATAAAAAGCATATTTTCATCCTCTTATCTCTTTACCTTTCATTTCCTTTTTCTAGTATGGCCTTTATCCTATCACCAATATACATTTTCTAAAGACGCTATAGAAagcataataataaataatacaatttaTTTACATAGCACCTTCCATGCTTGACGAAGAGTTTGACAGAAAATGACAATAACAAATGAGGAATATAATTAAAAACATGGTATAAACAAACAGAAATAGTTATATCACTGAACAATAAAACGTGGACTACTTTTTATACTACTAAAAAATTACAATTGCCCCAAATTATAAGCAAAATTAAAAAGATGCATGCATAAATAAATCTCTGTTGATATTCACTTTTACCTCCTTTTTCCGCAGTCCCCTCCCAAACACCAGTAACAGTCCAGCCGAAGAAAAAGCCTGCAGAAGAGCCGAGCAGTGTGCCGGCGACGGgcgtcaacaacaacaatgacGACGACGCCAACAACGACCCAGACCGTTTCTGCTCCATCTGCCTTGCGTGCTTCAACAACCCGCTCATGGCCCAGCAGCACTACGTCGGCAAGAAGCACCGGAAACAGATGACCAAGCTGAAGCTGATGGAGACGTACGGACCCTCCACCGCACCAGGTGAGGAGAGAGTCTCAGGGGTTCATGGAGTTGTGTTTGCAGAGGGGAAATCAGTCAATATGCACGATAATGTTGATTATATAGAGATTACCAAATGGAAGGGATTGATAATTTCTGCCTTATTATTGTCCTTATCGGGGAAACATATATTGAAATGTTTTGTTCCACAATACTGCATTGAAAATATTAATTTAACACATATTTAGCTTCCTGCTATTTGACTATTGCACTAGTCCATTTTGCTAGTTTGCAGGTTTCGCCCCATATGTGTTGTTGCAAATGAAGTTCTTACTAATAACTTTTATGTAGATTTAAGACGGGAGTAGTTAGTTGTGCTCATGTTTACTActcagggttcttacggtcattaaaaacctggaaaagtcatggaaattcaaaatgctaattcaaggccctggaaaagttatggaaaacaatctTTTTCCTGAAGTTGCATTAAATATATTTGATCTAATTGCCgatatagtaatactataatgataataaatactgtatcgtatagtaatgaaaggtaaaatggcatttaactgacgaggtatTTTGCTGCTGAGAGATTTTAGTAGAAGCTAGGAagcctatttgatttgttttagataggcagaacatgtttcatatgcagaccttattttcctgttccatgttaaaataaaccattttcagtggtaccgctgagaagGAGTCATttgtttggtcatggaaaattaggtaaaggtcattgatgaaaaagtgtatgaaccctgaataCTGCATTTAGAACACatgtctcaaactcaaggcccgggggccaaatcaggccctcgTGGATTTactttcggcccgcaggataatttctaattactattagatctggcccgccggtatattgcacgcacaccttcactccatcctgagggtctcctccgctcagagcctgaccccaaacattgatgaccttgctcccaagatgagatgccaagtatctgagctagcatctcagagcagcacactgagttcaatggatgtttccttctgcactttctctctcgacagcagggcatgtttggttttctctttgagggaatagttttgttgaagctgttgttggcctgtggagaaatgtactcataagaaattactctggaaaagctgcagatagagccataagaaattaatgcaactgattatttaatgtttaatgttgtttttataggcaatcatttaagctttgttagttccaggtttaatatgtgcaataagttcatttcaataagttttgcaataaacattgaaccagtccggccctcgactagcacccatttatttttattttgacccactgtgtgtttgagttagacacccctgctctagagtaATACATCCCTAATATGTGTGATGTCTCCTGTCTGCCATCAGGAGTTATATATGGTGAGCGTATGAGGAGAAATAGAATAATAGATTTAACTAGTCGAAATTAAACGGTCTATATTTTACTTGTGTGGGTATATAGATAATTTATTGAATACTGCTGTTGTGTGAGAGATATTGTGGATGGGGGAAATTAAATGTGACGTTGAATCATTCTGAAAACGATCTTCTGTGTGTCCGCAGCTTCCACGCTAAAGGGCTACCCGTGCACCGTGTGCAGCATCGAACTGAACTCCGTGGCGCAGTACCAGTCTCACATCAGTGGAGCCAAACATAACAACCAGTAAGTACACACTCCTGTTAGTCATTAAAGGGGGTTAAATACAACAcaaaggggctttattggcaCGACCACCATCGTATTGCCAAAGCACACGGCGTTATAACGGAACAAAAATAAATGGCTTCTGCCTGATAATCACATtgaattgtctttttgttttatttctcaGCTGGCCGTTGTGCTTATGTGTGTAAAAGACGAGGGTTATGGGGTTTGATTTTCACTCAAAAGGAAAGTGTTTACTGAGGTGATGAATCAATTGGGAAGTAGGGTGCCTTTCTCATAGACCTTTTACAATGAGACTTGTTTTTAAAACCAGTTGTCAATATATTGAAAATAATTCAAGTGACCTGAGAATAACCGACGCGTCTCCTTATAACCttattgttttcttttaacAGAGTGAAGAAGTCAGGCGTGAAACCTGCAGAGAACCAAGAGCCAGCAGAACCATCGTTTGACGGCGAGGTCCAGTTCAGCGACGGAGAGAACCCGTTCAACGCGTTTGACGTGGAGGACACCCAGTACACTCCGGAGGACACTGAGTACTCAGAGGAGTGCCAGTTCACTTGAGTTCTGCCGGTAGAGACTGCAGAGGACTCAGTCAGGACTTGATGACACACAACAACCAGCCCCTTTAACACATTAACATcaacctctctggactctcttcCAGATTCTCATCTCGGTAGGTTTTTACCCAGGCCCTGGAAAATGGTACTTTATCATTTTGGGGTTCTTCTCTAATCAAACAAAGCTTTGGATGTGTGGACGGGTGAGAGGGTGGTGAGCAGCTAAACCCTTCAGCATGTGATCGGCGGTCCGGCAGCAGGCATTTGTACCCAGAACCTCGATAAGGATTGTCTTCTTCTGTACACTAGGGCTTGTATCCTGTGCAACTTCAGAAATACATGTTTCTTTCTACAGTTAtccttattgatttaaaaaaaaaaaaaagttttcagGTAGTAAATAATGTATATCAAGAAACTACAGGAACAAAACACACTcttaaaacataaaatattgcGATTTTAAATGACTTAATATTGTAAGAAAATGCAACTGAAAGTCCTTCAATTCCACTTCATGATACTCTGTGACAAAGAggttaaaacaaatacatttgaagGGTGAAACCCAGCCTTAGTGAACATATTATGGATGTCCCGATCGAATTGATTATTAAAGATTGGATATTTTCAGTACTTATATTTATTAAATGTTGATTGAATGATATAATTATAATCTGACACTATAAAATACCATTTGTAGACTTCTACTGTAGGCCATTTTCTCAAAACTgatattatttaaatgaaagTATAACAGGAGACGTGAAATGATTGGATTGTTATTGGCTTTTCTCCCGCCAATATCCATTAGTTTTAAATAACTAGTAGGAATGAATTTATGGGATCAGTTTGGAGGAAAGTCCTTACTAACATTTAACCAGTACTAACAGCGAGTAGCAGAGGCACATGTAAGCATTGATTCAAAGCTGCGTACCACTTCCTGTTTGTTAATCTCCTTTTCTTCTGAATAGAGTTGGTTTGCATCTCCAGTGAATGTATTTATTCAAACACCTTCCTCCTCTGCTCACTGTACGTTTGATTATTCCCGAAGCAGGTTTTGAAGACATTGGAAAAGTATATTCAAACGTTTGCATGGCGCGATGAGTCACTGTAGCCAGCCGAGATACTTGTTgaaaactgatatttgtttaagtTGAAATCCAAAATAAGTTCTCGTTGACATGTTATGTTGCTGCCTGTTCTGTGTAAACCATCGAGTACCAGATTGTAAATTcaccagattttctttttctttttatggaCAAAGTTGGTATTTCCGCCCCAAACGTCCGTATTGTTTACCTGTTCTTGTTGGCTGCGTTTTTACAGGAAACCTCTCAACTTGATTAAGATACATTTTGATTTCCCTGTCATGCGTTGAATACCTTGCTTAACAAAGGATTTGTTTTATCCTCCAGGACCCTAAATAATATCATGAGAATGTAAATGTGTATAGGAAGGTCATCATTAATGCTGCTGAAAGGCTTGTGTTTCACTCCTCGGTGTGTTCCTCTACTGCTTCAAACCTACCAGTACAAGAATGTACGCCTTTTGTAGAggttgatgtcattttataaaGTTTTCGTTTAAAGGAGTAGAGAAATGAAAGGGACTTTGTTGAAAAGCATGAATtaaccccctttttaaaaagcagTGGATCTCTGAAAGCTGTGAGCTCAAATATATAAACCTTTTTGTACCGTTGGTTTACTGAAGCGTGAAAGACTTTTAGATACTTTCCGATGGGCTCTGTAATTACTGTCAATAGCAGAGGTTACAATATTTACTTCAGATTTTCAAGAGTGATGTCAAAATAGGAAGTGATGTCAATATAGGaatgcaattttttttttcccCTCGGGTGATCGGTTGAATATTTTAGTTTTGAATGTCTTCGAGAGAAATCTGTTTGGATGTATTTTCTTCAAAGAGGGTCATGCATACTGTATCGTAGCTACATGGTGTTTAAAAGACAATGTTTTCGGTTGTCCCGTCATTGTTTGTGTTGTTAAATGTTTTGTGGTCAAACATTTGATTTCAATATCAGTTGTGTATAACTGAGGCGACAAATGCAGCAAAGATGTGCATAAAGTAAAGAAATGTTTTAAGAGACTTGGTTCAATTTGTTctttatattctccttttatatAACATTTAAGAAATACCCTTTTTATATTGGATGTATGAAAGTAGTATCATACCTCAAAAATAATGAACCCTTTTTTTCTCTATACATTTCTTGAGACATACTGAAAATAGAAAAAGGCTCAGAGTGGATTACAAAAACTGCTCCAACATCCTCAATATCTTTCTGTGCTAGCATCTGTATCTCCTCAATGATAAGAAGCAAGTTTCGACTGTTGCTATTTAAATCAGGAAAGACTTCATTATTtgcttaaagaaaatgtattgaaaCATCGCCATATTATATAAACGTTAATGGACTTTGGTGATTGGACCCCAATCCTGATACATCTTAAGTGGGAAGTGCAGCCGTGAGCATAATAGGAAAAAGCCCCGGgatctagacactggtggtgatgATACATATTTGGATTGATGAGGTAGAGGATGCTGACGATCTGGATTGATGTGGAAGTGGGATGAAGATCTGGATTGATGGCAGCATAAACACCTGACGTCACAGTATATGCAGCTCAGTGATTGAAGGTTTACCCAGTCTTCCTGCTTGAACCAAGCCAAGCTTTAGCACTGAGAAGAGAAGGAACCGTTCTCATAATGAACACTAAGTGATTCTCAGGCCACATGGGGGTGCACTTACTCTTTTAGTGCCGGATCAGCTCGAGCTAAAATCTTTTTCAGGCTGAAGAAACCCTGACCCTTTATGCCCAggcaccaatgactcgggagaCAGGATATCACGCCACAAGGTGAAGACTTCATACAATACTGTGATACTAAGGGTGTAGGCGATCTAATCTAACACTTGTTGCATGTGTGTTTACAGCCGCAGCATGCCATATACATATCTAATTATTGTTATTAACTCCCTTTTTATTTGTTAAGAGCAATGGTGTAAAGTAGCTTCGTGCATTTACTCAAATACTGTACACTTTTGacatacttttactttacttgaaAAAAGCGGAATGGTTGCACTTTGTTTACCTTAttactttccaccactcataCATATTCTTAAGGTAAGAACAGAAACGTCCCTCTCTGGACCTATGGGGTTGAGGTATATGAGTGCGCAGGGTGACATCAGGGCCGCCTGAGAGCCAGACAAGTCCATTTGTTTTGGTCCCCTGCAGTCTGAATGGGCTCCACCGTTATTGTAATTACATTAAAATAGTCCGTTTTACAATCAGTTTACTGTCTCCACTGAAGGATACACCTGAATAAATTGTCTTTTATTCTCCGTAAAAATGCTTTGGTTGCCAGGTGTTTGTGAGACTCGTCAACTGTCTCTATGTTTCCTCTTTGTCTGTATGCTAATTCGTAATGATATGCATTATAAATGCAGATGTGATATCCAGGTGTTCTTTTCTTTCTGCTTTGCGTAAGCTCAGAGTGAAGAAAAAGGACGCGATGGATCAACAGCTGGTGAAAGCATCAGTGTGATTCAAATGCTTGTTGTTGAATCGTCTCCTATTCAGTTATTGAGTTGGTGACTCACAGCGTCAGTCTTTGATTTAATTATCGATACAAAACAACGACTACATTAACTTAAGTAGTGTACTTATGCACACAATGTAAATATACGTCActaattatattttattttcatgCTACTCCAGTTCATCTCAGAgtgaaatattgtactttttattgcATCTATTTGACCACTTAAGTGAACTTGAAATATGTTTGCACACGAAAGAGTTTAAAATATATGATGTTTTGTTGTGAATTACAACCAAACAGTATTTAGTATAGCTGAAAAGATTAGTCAAAACCAT belongs to Pseudochaenichthys georgianus chromosome 14, fPseGeo1.2, whole genome shotgun sequence and includes:
- the znf346 gene encoding zinc finger protein 346 isoform X1 — translated: MAVAMQTEDFPYLPSGLAEVNKMIKEHGDLFSDSQCKICSAVLNSESQKLTHYQSKKHANKVRRYLSIQNDKEPALKIFKSSASDSQECNNGDTERSKVCHVCNMTFSSPVEAESHYNGKLHTKNLRLKTIGPRKPVPSQTPVTVQPKKKPAEEPSSVPATGVNNNNDDDANNDPDRFCSICLACFNNPLMAQQHYVGKKHRKQMTKLKLMETYGPSTAPASTLKGYPCTVCSIELNSVAQYQSHISGAKHNNQVKKSGVKPAENQEPAEPSFDGEVQFSDGENPFNAFDVEDTQYTPEDTEYSEECQFT
- the znf346 gene encoding zinc finger protein 346 isoform X2: MAVAMQTEDFPYLPSGLAEVNKMIKEHGDLFSDSQCKICSAVLNSESQKLTHYQSKKHANKVRRYLSIQNDKEPALKIFKSSASDSECNNGDTERSKVCHVCNMTFSSPVEAESHYNGKLHTKNLRLKTIGPRKPVPSQTPVTVQPKKKPAEEPSSVPATGVNNNNDDDANNDPDRFCSICLACFNNPLMAQQHYVGKKHRKQMTKLKLMETYGPSTAPASTLKGYPCTVCSIELNSVAQYQSHISGAKHNNQVKKSGVKPAENQEPAEPSFDGEVQFSDGENPFNAFDVEDTQYTPEDTEYSEECQFT